One Mercurialis annua linkage group LG3, ddMerAnnu1.2, whole genome shotgun sequence DNA window includes the following coding sequences:
- the LOC126674448 gene encoding uncharacterized protein LOC126674448, translated as MKRQRNVDAEQNAKAKKGGEGVTTARRRRNAAGKKDAAEAKEMEERKVEGDGDEDLSPRMVESCVNWGELSFWDEQMSWGSTWLPFWDVEYMGEACREMFSDVVWGYDIWNFDEIPNPK; from the coding sequence ATGAAGAGGCAAAGAAACGTAGACGCGGAGCAAAATGCGAAAGCTAAGAAGGGTGGGGAAGGCGTAACCACCGCGAGAAGGAGGAGGAATGCGGCGGGTAAGAAGGACGCGGCGGAGGCGAAGGAGATGGAAGAGAGGAAGGTTGAAGGGGATGGGGATGAAGATTTGAGTCCAAGAATGGTGGAAAGTTGTGTGAATTGGGGAGAGTTGTCGTTTTGGGATGAGCAAATGTCGTGGGGGTCGACTTGGTTGCCGTTTTGGGATGTGGAGTATATGGGGGAGGCTTGTAGGGAGATGTTTAGTGATGTCGTTTGGGGTTATGATATATGGAACTTTGACGAGATTCCGAATCCGAAATGA
- the LOC126675461 gene encoding uncharacterized protein LOC126675461, with product MGEVWSVVPLVVVIVSVFGFGWSLLHLLLLATQTCLGHIEKLPTNPNVTYCVYDSNVITGYGVGAFLFLFSSESLLTGATKCMCFRRALAPREDRAWSIIYFIASLSTFLVAEACLIAGATKNAYHTKYRGAIFAQNFSCESLRKGVFIAGVVFVVATMILNFFNYMYFSKAAAAETTQKGNRTSSNVGMAGYA from the exons ATGGGAGAAGTATGGAGTGTGGTTCCCCTTGTTGTGGTAATAGTTAGTGTTTTTGGTTTTGGATGGAGTCTGCTTCACCTTCTTCTTCTTGCTACTCAGACTTGCCTT GGCCATATTGAGAAACTTccgacaaatccaaacgttacatacTGTGTCTACGATTCTAATGTCATAACTGGTTACGGAGTGGGCGCTTTCTTGTTTCTCTTTTCAAGCGAATCACTTTTAACAGGTGCGACAAAGTGCATGTGTTTTCGAAGGGCATTAGCCCCCCGTGAAGATCGAGCTTGGTCCATCATCTATTTTATCGCATCATT GTCGACTTTTCTGGTTGCGGAAGCATGTCTAATTGCAGGTGCAACGAAAAATGCATACCATACCAAGTACCGCGGAGCCATATTTGCTCAAAATTTCTCTTGTGAATCACTGAGAAAAGGTGTTTTTATTGCTGGAGTCGTGTTCGTGGTTGCAACAATGATTCTTAACTTTTTTAACTATATGTACTTCTCCAAGGCTGCTGCCGCTGAGACGACCCAAAAAGGAAATCGCACAAGTTCAAACGTCGGGATGGCCGGGTATGCGTAG
- the LOC126675295 gene encoding uncharacterized protein LOC126675295: protein MRHAVARYKNNVHKMRNMESKHISVSQNIWDEWNAFWCLEDAKKKFLTARANRMSEPAGAGSEPVLHTRGSRSALKHIDVMAKELGPKPSAVELYSRLHQKKANKRLVDKRAQDMTDAIVQKLAAASQTALGEDSSSPANVDETRIFLDIEGVNNKHPLYGFDSATSRYAATSSRARGSSSRSQQSDQKVDHRVEKRMVVLERQVEERMAALERQ from the exons ATGAGGCACGCAGTTGCACGCTATAAAAATAATGTCCACAAGATGAGGAACATGGAGTCCAAGCACATCTCTGTGAGCCAGAATATCTGGGACGAGTGGAATGCATTCTGGTGCTTAGAGGATGCGAAGAAGAAGTTTCTGACCGCCCGAGCtaatcggatgagcgagccgGCGGGCGCCGGCTCTGAGCCTGTTCTCCATACAAGGGGATCCCGCTCAGCCCTCAAGCATATAGATGTCATG GCTAAGGAGCTCGGCCCCAAGCCGAGCGCAGTGGAATTGTATAGTCGGCTTCATCAGAAGAAAGCTAATAAGAGGCTTGTTGACAAGCGGGCTCAGGATATGACT gACGCGATCGTTCAAAAACTTGCTGCTGCGTCTCAGACGGCACTCGGAGAGGATTCCTCGAGTCCAGCGAATGTTGACGAGACCCGGATATTTTTGGACATCGAGGGCGTCAACAACAAGCATCCCCTGTACGGGTTTGATTCTGCGACTAGTAGGTACGCGGCCACGAGTAGTAGGGCACGTGGCAGCTCCTCGCGTTCACAGCAGTCAGACCAGAAGGTTGATCACAGAGTTGAGAAGCGGATGGTCGTGTTGGAGCGTCAGGTTGAGGAGCGGATGGCCGCACTAGAGCGTCAGTAG
- the LOC126675462 gene encoding uncharacterized protein LOC126675462, with translation MGQGKGSSLVHLVVIVLSLVAFGFAIAAERRRSVGHIEPLPTNPNVTYCVYNSDVATGYGVGGFLFLLSGESLLMGVTRCMCFGRALAPGGDRAWSIIYFIASWLTFLVAEACLIAGATKNAYHTKYRGAIYAQNFSCESLRKGVFIAGAVFVVATMILNVYYYMYFSKATAAKTTQKANRTSSNVGMAGYA, from the exons ATGGGACAAGGGAAAGGATCGAGTCTGGTTCATCTTGTAGTGATAGTACTGAGTCTCGTTGCTTTTGGATTCGCCATTGCTGCCGAGAGAAGAAGAAGCGTC GGACATATTGAACCACTTcccacaaatccaaatgttacataTTGTGTCTACAACTCTGATGTTGCAACTGGTTATGGAGTCGGCGGTTTTTTGTTTCTCCTTTCGGGCGAATCACTATTAATGGGGGTGACAAGGTGCATGTGTTTTGGAAGGGCATTAGCCCCAGGTGGAGATCGAGCTTGGTCCATCATCTACTTTATCGCATCATG GTTGACTTTTCTGGTTGCAGAAGCGTGTCTAATTGCAGGTGCAACGAAAAATGCATACCATACCAAGTACCGCGGAGCCATATATGCTCAAAATTTCTCTTGTGAATCATTGAGAAAAGGCGTTTTTATTGCTGGAGCAGTGTTCGTGGTTGCAACAATGATTCTTAACGTGTATTACTATATGTACTTCTCCAAGGCTACTGCTGCTAAGACAACCCAAAAAGCAAATCGCACAAGTTCAAATGTCGGGATGGCTGGGTATGCATAG